Proteins encoded together in one Aurantiacibacter aquimixticola window:
- a CDS encoding type II toxin-antitoxin system death-on-curing family toxin — protein sequence MADHRSEPSWLDLAFALAVHDRQLAEHGGPSGIRDQGALESALSRPRNQWAYGEEDPAALAAAYAFGIARNHPFTDGNKRTAWVLARVFLLLNDHRLKFDKVDALQTVQALAAGELSDDELADWFRQRLSDEGA from the coding sequence ATGGCGGATCACCGCTCCGAGCCATCATGGCTCGACCTCGCCTTTGCGCTTGCCGTTCACGACAGGCAACTGGCCGAACATGGTGGACCTTCGGGCATACGCGATCAGGGTGCGCTGGAGTCGGCCTTGTCACGACCGCGCAACCAGTGGGCGTATGGCGAGGAAGACCCCGCCGCGCTCGCCGCTGCTTACGCTTTCGGAATCGCGCGCAATCATCCCTTCACCGATGGCAACAAGCGAACGGCTTGGGTTTTGGCGCGCGTTTTCCTGTTGCTCAACGACCACCGATTGAAGTTCGACAAAGTCGACGCGCTCCAGACGGTTCAGGCTCTAGCCGCAGGAGAACTGTCCGACGATGAACTCGCCGACTGGTTTCGCCAGCGCCTTTCGGACGAGGGCGCTTAA
- a CDS encoding pyrophosphate--fructose-6-phosphate 1-phosphotransferase yields MTKTVAMLTAGGLAPCLSSAVGGLIERYTEVAPDMRIIAYRNGYAGLLKGDYIEANDDVRASAGQLHAFGGSPIGNSRVKLSNVEDCVKRGLVKEGENPLEVAARQLTKDGVDVLHTIGGDDTNTAAADLAAYLKANGYDLTVVGLPKTIDNDVIPIKQSLGAWTAAEQGAVYARNIIAEHSANPRMLIVHEVMGRHCGWLTAATAAAHHSWVKSAPFAEWPENAAARWDVHGVYIPERNFDIAAEADRLKHVMDAQDGVNLFISEGAGVEEIVAAMEAAGEEVPRDAFGHVKLDKVNPGQWFATKLAEEVGAEKVLVQKSGYFSRSAPANEADLALIKSCTNHAVSAALRGESGVVGQDEERGDELRAIEFTRIKGGKRFDPSQEWFVELLRDLGQG; encoded by the coding sequence ATGACCAAGACCGTCGCCATGCTCACCGCCGGGGGCCTTGCGCCCTGCCTGTCCTCCGCAGTCGGCGGACTGATCGAACGGTATACCGAAGTCGCACCGGACATGCGCATCATCGCCTATCGCAACGGCTATGCCGGGCTGCTGAAGGGCGATTATATCGAGGCGAACGATGACGTGCGGGCGAGCGCGGGCCAGCTCCACGCCTTCGGCGGCAGCCCGATCGGCAATAGCCGGGTCAAGCTCAGCAATGTCGAGGATTGCGTAAAGCGCGGGCTCGTGAAGGAAGGCGAAAATCCGCTCGAAGTTGCCGCGCGGCAGCTGACGAAGGACGGGGTGGACGTGCTCCACACCATCGGCGGCGATGATACCAATACGGCGGCGGCTGACCTTGCGGCTTACCTGAAGGCGAACGGCTATGACCTGACGGTGGTCGGTCTCCCAAAGACCATCGACAACGATGTGATCCCGATCAAGCAATCGCTCGGCGCGTGGACGGCAGCGGAGCAGGGCGCGGTCTATGCGCGCAATATCATCGCCGAACACTCGGCCAATCCGCGCATGCTGATCGTGCATGAGGTGATGGGCCGCCACTGCGGCTGGTTGACGGCGGCGACGGCGGCGGCGCATCACAGCTGGGTGAAGAGCGCACCTTTTGCCGAATGGCCCGAGAACGCCGCGGCGCGCTGGGATGTGCACGGCGTGTATATTCCCGAACGCAATTTCGACATCGCGGCAGAGGCAGACCGCCTGAAACACGTCATGGACGCGCAGGACGGAGTAAACCTGTTCATCTCCGAAGGCGCAGGCGTCGAGGAAATCGTCGCTGCGATGGAAGCTGCGGGCGAAGAGGTGCCGCGCGATGCCTTTGGCCATGTGAAACTCGACAAGGTGAACCCTGGCCAATGGTTTGCCACCAAACTTGCCGAGGAGGTCGGTGCGGAAAAAGTGCTGGTGCAAAAAAGCGGTTACTTTTCCCGATCCGCCCCCGCGAATGAAGCTGACCTAGCGCTGATCAAGTCATGCACCAATCACGCCGTCAGCGCGGCGTTGCGCGGGGAAAGTGGCGTTGTGGGACAGGACGAGGAGCGCGGCGACGAACTGCGCGCGATCGAATTTACCCGCATCAAGGGCGGTAAGCGCTTCGATCCGAGCCAGGAATGGTTTGTCGAACTGCTGCGCGATCTGGGACAGGGCTGA
- the hemF gene encoding oxygen-dependent coproporphyrinogen oxidase has protein sequence MDRSKQTAKARKWFETLRDRICAEFEAIEREAGSDAGFAYKKWDRETEDGSEGGGGVQGLMKGKVFEKVGVNVSTVSGAFSPQFASQVNGASEEHPDFTATGISLVAHMANPHVPAVHMNTRFLTTQTAWFGGGADLNPPLPYEEDTEAFHARLRAACHAHNPTYYDRFSKWADEYFYIPHRGVHRGVGGIFYDHLECGDDVEFDRHFAFTRDVGEAFLDIYPQLVRKRMNEIWNEDEKRQQLEWRGRYAEFNLVYDRGTLFGLKTGGNIDAILMSLPPEATWS, from the coding sequence ATGGACCGCAGCAAACAGACCGCCAAAGCCCGCAAATGGTTCGAAACCCTGCGGGACCGCATCTGCGCCGAATTCGAAGCGATCGAGCGCGAGGCAGGTTCGGACGCGGGTTTTGCCTACAAGAAATGGGACCGAGAGACGGAGGACGGCTCGGAAGGCGGCGGCGGTGTGCAGGGCCTGATGAAGGGCAAGGTGTTCGAAAAGGTCGGTGTGAACGTCTCCACCGTGTCGGGCGCGTTCTCCCCGCAGTTTGCCAGCCAGGTTAACGGCGCGAGCGAGGAGCATCCCGACTTCACCGCCACCGGCATCAGCCTGGTCGCGCACATGGCCAATCCGCACGTGCCCGCCGTACACATGAACACCCGCTTCCTGACGACGCAGACCGCATGGTTCGGCGGCGGCGCGGATCTCAATCCGCCGCTGCCTTACGAAGAGGATACCGAGGCCTTCCACGCCCGCCTGCGCGCCGCGTGCCATGCGCACAATCCGACCTATTACGACCGCTTCAGCAAATGGGCGGACGAGTACTTCTACATCCCCCATCGCGGCGTCCATCGCGGGGTTGGCGGGATTTTCTACGACCATCTGGAGTGCGGCGACGATGTGGAATTCGACCGCCATTTCGCCTTCACCCGCGATGTGGGCGAAGCCTTCCTCGACATCTATCCGCAGCTCGTGCGGAAGCGGATGAACGAGATCTGGAACGAGGACGAGAAACGCCAGCAACTCGAATGGCGCGGCCGCTACGCCGAATTCAACCTCGTCTACGACCGGGGCACGCTCTTCGGCCTTAAAACCGGCGGCAATATCGACGCGATCCTGATGAGCCTGCCACCTGAGGCTACTTGGTCATGA
- a CDS encoding cyclic nucleotide-binding/CBS domain-containing protein, which translates to MQIKDRKEFASKGPPLTCSADTTVYDAVTRMSEKNFGSIVIVDGENKVHGMMTERDIFRRVIAEDRNPKTTPVSEVMTTQLRMAKADDELVDWLRIMSNERFRRLPIVDEENRLQAIMSQGDFVSYTWPQLLQQAARMAQASMAPSLNPAAILAAVLVYTLILVVAVALVV; encoded by the coding sequence ATGCAGATCAAGGACCGCAAGGAATTCGCCTCCAAGGGCCCGCCACTCACCTGCTCCGCCGACACCACCGTCTACGATGCGGTGACACGCATGTCGGAAAAGAATTTCGGCAGCATCGTCATCGTCGATGGCGAGAACAAGGTGCATGGCATGATGACGGAGCGGGACATCTTCCGCCGCGTCATCGCCGAGGATCGCAACCCGAAGACGACCCCGGTTTCCGAAGTCATGACCACGCAGCTGCGCATGGCCAAGGCGGACGACGAGCTGGTCGACTGGCTGCGCATCATGTCTAACGAGCGTTTCCGCCGTCTGCCCATCGTTGATGAAGAGAACCGCTTGCAGGCGATCATGTCGCAGGGCGATTTCGTCTCCTACACCTGGCCGCAGCTGCTGCAGCAGGCGGCGCGGATGGCGCAGGCGAGCATGGCGCCCTCGCTCAATCCGGCGGCGATCCTTGCCGCCGTGCTGGTCTACACGCTGATCCTGGTGGTGGCCGTCGCGCTGGTGGTCTGA
- the pdeM gene encoding ligase-associated DNA damage response endonuclease PdeM: protein MVPVSFDFPFCGDEFRLVQDRALFWPRENALLVADLHLEKASFFAKHGQLLPPYDSRETLERVALAVRETGARRVYTLGDNFHDSAGSQRLEEHAEGMLAALTRAVDWVWITGNHDPAMEAKSGGTIAEELVVNGMVLRHMAKRGEARPELSGHFHPRVQVKIHHRHIRRPCAVIGHNDDQTCGRMILPAFGALTGGMNAADPAIIKALQPASTVDAVVPAGKRLARFPLWREAA, encoded by the coding sequence ATGGTTCCCGTTTCGTTCGACTTTCCCTTTTGCGGTGACGAGTTCCGGCTCGTGCAGGATCGCGCGCTGTTCTGGCCGCGCGAGAACGCGTTGCTGGTGGCGGATTTGCATCTCGAAAAGGCGAGCTTCTTCGCCAAGCACGGCCAGCTTCTCCCGCCTTACGATAGCCGCGAGACGCTGGAGCGCGTCGCGCTCGCCGTGCGCGAGACGGGTGCGCGCCGGGTCTATACGCTGGGTGACAATTTCCACGATTCCGCAGGATCGCAGCGGCTGGAGGAGCATGCGGAGGGGATGCTGGCCGCCCTCACCCGCGCGGTCGATTGGGTGTGGATCACCGGCAATCACGATCCGGCGATGGAAGCGAAAAGCGGCGGGACGATTGCCGAAGAACTGGTCGTGAACGGCATGGTGCTGCGCCACATGGCGAAGCGCGGAGAGGCGCGTCCCGAGCTTTCCGGCCATTTCCACCCGCGCGTTCAGGTAAAGATTCACCACCGCCACATCCGCCGCCCCTGTGCGGTGATCGGCCATAATGACGATCAGACCTGCGGGCGCATGATCCTGCCCGCTTTCGGCGCGCTGACGGGTGGAATGAACGCAGCGGACCCGGCCATCATCAAGGCGCTGCAACCGGCCAGCACGGTCGATGCGGTCGTGCCGGCGGGGAAGAGGCTGGCAAGGTTTCCCCTCTGGCGGGAGGCGGCGTAG
- a CDS encoding AbrB/MazE/SpoVT family DNA-binding domain-containing protein: MNKSLKITKVGNSAAVILTKELLAQLRVQIGDTLHFTQAPDGVRVTAYDPEFERQMAIAEEIMREDRDILRELAK, encoded by the coding sequence ATGAACAAATCACTCAAGATCACAAAGGTCGGCAATTCGGCCGCTGTCATCCTCACAAAGGAATTGCTCGCGCAATTGCGGGTGCAGATCGGCGACACGCTGCATTTCACACAGGCACCCGACGGAGTTCGCGTGACAGCCTATGACCCCGAGTTCGAACGGCAGATGGCGATTGCCGAAGAGATCATGCGCGAGGATCGTGACATCCTGCGCGAACTCGCGAAATAG
- a CDS encoding peptidylprolyl isomerase, translating into MKTLCLLALPLLALATPLTAQEEVPPRATPGSVVAEADDAEWVAIAPQNLLVMDLAPDAIGTPRRVVIQLMQAPLSQPWVENIRTLARAQYWDGSSVNRVQDNYVVQWGQPDEDVGGTEKPVPDGLNVVPEECYEIQFDGGAVCEPGSDAPDYLRGTPHAVISARATRSDDHPLGWHGRDPYAEWVQFHDGWPIASRQIGEQPDGAPVWSSWPTHCYGMVGVGRDVSPDTGDGSQLYTVIGHAPRHLDRNIALVGRIIEGMEHLTTLPRGTGPLGFYERVGELVPILSARIAADMQDAPAYEYLSTESESFERYIAVRANRLDSFYNIPAGGVDICNVPVPIRSAGE; encoded by the coding sequence ATGAAAACGCTTTGCCTGCTCGCTCTCCCGCTTCTCGCGCTTGCCACCCCGCTCACCGCGCAGGAAGAGGTGCCGCCGCGCGCCACGCCCGGTTCCGTGGTGGCCGAGGCCGACGATGCGGAATGGGTGGCCATCGCGCCACAAAACCTGCTGGTGATGGACCTGGCGCCCGATGCGATTGGGACACCACGCCGCGTGGTCATTCAATTGATGCAGGCGCCGCTTAGCCAACCGTGGGTCGAGAATATCCGCACCCTCGCCCGCGCCCAGTACTGGGATGGCAGCTCGGTCAACCGGGTGCAGGACAATTACGTGGTGCAATGGGGCCAGCCGGACGAGGACGTCGGCGGCACGGAAAAGCCGGTGCCGGATGGGCTGAACGTGGTGCCGGAGGAATGCTACGAAATACAGTTCGATGGCGGTGCGGTTTGCGAGCCGGGCTCCGATGCACCGGATTACCTTCGCGGCACGCCGCATGCCGTGATTTCGGCTCGCGCCACGCGTAGCGACGATCATCCGCTCGGCTGGCATGGCCGCGATCCCTATGCCGAATGGGTGCAATTCCATGATGGCTGGCCCATCGCTTCGCGGCAGATCGGCGAGCAACCGGACGGCGCGCCCGTCTGGTCGAGCTGGCCCACACATTGCTATGGCATGGTCGGCGTTGGGCGCGACGTTTCGCCCGATACCGGCGATGGCTCGCAGCTATACACGGTGATCGGACATGCGCCGCGCCATCTCGATCGCAACATCGCGCTGGTCGGCCGCATCATCGAAGGCATGGAGCATCTCACAACCCTCCCGCGCGGCACCGGTCCGCTGGGCTTCTACGAACGCGTGGGGGAGCTGGTGCCGATCCTCTCCGCGCGCATCGCCGCCGACATGCAGGACGCTCCGGCCTATGAATATCTTTCCACCGAAAGTGAGAGCTTCGAGCGCTATATCGCGGTGCGGGCGAACCGGCTGGACAGCTTCTACAATATCCCTGCTGGCGGCGTGGATATCTGCAATGTGCCGGTGCCCATCCGCTCCGCCGGCGAGTGA
- a CDS encoding glycoside hydrolase family 16 protein, which translates to MGTFTKPLALCLPLLLASCQSASASADTASQDLRADRTLIFADEFDSGALDRDSWNVIGMDFWVNREEQAYLDDPRTIRFADEVDGADGGVLILQPVYAPGVDANAEREADFISGRIESQGKVEFTYGRAEARIRMPDAPGVWPAFWLLGNGRWPDTGEIDIMEYVGEPDWYGVAVHGPGYSGDAGLDNRYFFDAGTDATDWHVYAVEWTRDAMIFEIDDRPMFRVTRPMTEYFGTWEFDNPKYLILNFAMGGAYPAKTNGVEEPYYGLPADTAQRAQAGELYMEVDWVRVYSAGE; encoded by the coding sequence ATGGGAACGTTCACAAAACCGCTCGCCCTTTGTCTGCCGCTTCTGCTCGCCAGCTGCCAGTCGGCCTCAGCATCGGCTGACACCGCTTCGCAGGATCTGCGCGCAGACCGCACGCTGATCTTCGCCGACGAGTTCGATTCCGGCGCGCTCGACCGTGACAGCTGGAACGTCATCGGCATGGATTTCTGGGTGAACCGGGAAGAGCAGGCCTATCTCGACGATCCGCGCACAATCCGCTTTGCCGACGAAGTCGATGGCGCGGATGGCGGCGTGCTGATCCTGCAGCCGGTCTACGCGCCCGGCGTGGACGCCAATGCCGAACGCGAGGCCGACTTCATCTCCGGCCGGATCGAAAGCCAGGGCAAGGTCGAGTTCACCTATGGCCGGGCGGAGGCGCGCATCCGCATGCCAGATGCGCCGGGCGTCTGGCCCGCCTTCTGGCTGCTCGGCAACGGACGCTGGCCCGATACCGGCGAGATCGACATCATGGAATATGTGGGAGAGCCCGACTGGTACGGGGTCGCCGTGCACGGCCCGGGCTATTCGGGCGATGCAGGTCTCGACAACCGCTATTTCTTCGATGCGGGCACGGACGCGACCGACTGGCACGTCTACGCCGTCGAATGGACACGCGACGCGATGATATTCGAGATCGACGACCGCCCGATGTTCCGCGTCACCCGCCCGATGACCGAATATTTCGGCACCTGGGAATTCGACAATCCGAAATATCTGATCCTGAACTTCGCCATGGGCGGCGCCTACCCGGCAAAGACCAATGGCGTGGAGGAGCCGTATTACGGCCTCCCCGCCGACACCGCCCAGCGGGCGCAGGCGGGCGAGCTGTATATGGAAGTCGACTGGGTGCGGGTTTACTCGGCGGGGGAGTGA
- a CDS encoding RelA/SpoT family protein — protein sequence MLRQYELVERVKEYDPDADEALLNRAYVYTVQKHGSQKRASGDPYFSHPVEVAGLMTDLKLDQETIVTALLHDTVEDTLATIEDVEANFGGEVARLVDGVTKLSKIEQLTDDERAAENLRKFLLAMSEDIRVLLVKLADRLHNMRTLHHIKSPDKRRRIARETMDIYAPLAERVGMYEYMREMQLLAFEQLEPEAFEIIEKRLDDLRKTDTGQVDRIALDIKQALSEAGLEVEVWGREKHPYSIWRKMAERHLPFEQVSDIMAFRVLTDSTEDCYRALGILHSTFQFVPGRFKDYISTPKNNGYRSLHTTLFYDQSMRAEVQIRTRDMHQTNEFGLAAHWAYKQGDRPDGAVGWLRDLIEIVDTSHDAEELLENTKLAIYQDRIFAFTPRGSLFQLPKGATAVDFAFAVHTDLGAQTVGAKINGRHMPLRTPLSNGDVVEIIKSTKAEPQLSWLGFVVTGKARAAIRRAVRQKEREEVAAIGRKLFDEIAERLPAKVGRKATKEAAKRLEYDTVEDMMYAVGSAKIADRDLMEAVVPGSTVDLPEEPTQERAISIKGLTAGVAFTLAECCHPVPGDRIVGLRRKDVGVEVHAIDCLELANGVDADWVDLSWGDRSQGAVGRLSTVLYNRPGTLAEMAGVFAKSNANVINLELVQRDDPFHTYEMDLEVQDLAHLTRILSSLRASDAVAQADRI from the coding sequence ATGCTGCGACAGTACGAACTGGTTGAGCGGGTCAAGGAATATGACCCCGACGCCGACGAGGCGCTGCTCAACCGCGCCTATGTCTACACCGTGCAGAAACATGGCAGCCAGAAGCGCGCCAGCGGCGATCCGTATTTCAGCCATCCGGTCGAAGTCGCCGGGCTGATGACGGACCTCAAGCTGGACCAGGAAACCATCGTCACCGCGCTGCTGCACGACACGGTGGAGGACACGCTCGCCACCATTGAGGATGTCGAAGCAAATTTCGGCGGCGAGGTTGCGCGGCTGGTGGACGGCGTCACCAAGCTGTCCAAGATCGAGCAACTGACGGACGACGAGCGCGCGGCGGAGAACCTGCGCAAATTCCTGCTCGCCATGAGCGAGGATATTCGCGTCCTCCTCGTCAAGCTGGCGGACCGGCTGCACAATATGCGCACGCTTCACCACATCAAGTCGCCGGACAAACGCCGCCGGATCGCGCGCGAAACGATGGATATCTACGCCCCACTGGCGGAGCGCGTGGGCATGTATGAATACATGCGCGAAATGCAGCTGCTCGCATTCGAACAGCTGGAGCCAGAGGCGTTCGAAATCATCGAGAAGCGGCTGGACGATCTGCGCAAGACCGATACCGGCCAGGTCGATCGCATCGCGCTCGACATCAAGCAGGCGCTGTCCGAGGCTGGGCTGGAGGTCGAGGTGTGGGGGCGCGAAAAGCATCCCTATTCGATCTGGCGCAAGATGGCGGAGCGGCACCTGCCGTTCGAGCAGGTAAGCGACATCATGGCGTTCCGCGTGCTGACCGACAGCACGGAGGATTGCTACCGCGCGCTCGGCATCCTCCATTCGACCTTCCAGTTCGTGCCGGGGCGCTTCAAGGACTATATTTCGACGCCGAAGAACAATGGCTACCGGTCGCTGCACACCACGCTGTTCTACGATCAGTCCATGCGCGCAGAAGTGCAGATCCGCACCCGCGACATGCACCAGACGAACGAGTTCGGTCTGGCCGCGCATTGGGCCTACAAACAGGGCGACAGGCCGGATGGCGCAGTCGGCTGGCTGCGCGACCTGATCGAGATCGTCGACACCAGCCACGATGCCGAAGAGCTGCTCGAGAACACCAAGCTGGCGATCTATCAGGATCGCATCTTCGCCTTCACCCCGCGCGGCAGCCTGTTCCAGCTGCCCAAGGGCGCGACCGCGGTGGACTTCGCCTTTGCCGTGCACACCGATCTCGGCGCGCAGACGGTCGGCGCGAAGATCAATGGGCGCCACATGCCGCTACGCACGCCGCTCTCGAATGGCGATGTGGTGGAGATCATCAAGAGCACGAAGGCGGAGCCGCAATTGAGCTGGCTGGGCTTCGTCGTCACCGGCAAGGCGCGCGCCGCCATCCGCCGCGCGGTGCGGCAGAAGGAGCGCGAGGAAGTTGCCGCTATCGGCCGCAAGCTGTTCGACGAGATTGCCGAGAGACTGCCCGCCAAGGTGGGCCGCAAGGCGACGAAGGAAGCGGCCAAGCGCCTCGAATACGATACGGTCGAGGACATGATGTATGCCGTCGGCTCGGCCAAGATCGCCGATCGGGATTTGATGGAAGCGGTGGTGCCGGGCAGCACGGTGGACTTGCCGGAAGAGCCCACGCAGGAGCGCGCGATCTCGATCAAGGGATTGACCGCCGGGGTCGCTTTCACGCTCGCAGAATGCTGTCACCCGGTGCCCGGCGACCGCATCGTTGGCCTCAGGCGCAAGGACGTCGGCGTCGAGGTGCACGCCATCGATTGCCTCGAACTGGCGAATGGCGTCGATGCCGACTGGGTCGATTTGTCATGGGGCGATCGCTCGCAGGGCGCGGTCGGCCGGCTGAGCACGGTGCTCTACAACCGGCCCGGCACGTTGGCGGAGATGGCGGGCGTGTTTGCCAAGAGCAATGCCAATGTCATCAATCTCGAACTCGTGCAGCGCGACGACCCATTCCACACTTACGAGATGGATCTGGAGGTGCAGGATCTGGCGCACCTTACCCGCATCCTGAGTTCTCTCAGGGCGAGCGACGCGGTGGCGCAGGCGGACCGGATCTAG
- the infC gene encoding translation initiation factor IF-3, protein MMAPPVKSGPKYDNLIQSDKVRVIDGEGENLGVMYTNEAIEQAAEAGLNLVEVSPNANPPVCKFLDVGKYRYEAQKKANAARKTQKTQDIKEVKMRPNIDTHDYDVKMRNVNKFIDNGDKVKVTLRFRGREMAHQHLGMDLLKRVQDDMAETAKIEAFPRLEGRQMLMVLAPK, encoded by the coding sequence ATGATGGCACCGCCGGTCAAATCCGGCCCGAAATACGATAATCTCATCCAGTCGGACAAGGTCCGCGTCATCGATGGCGAAGGCGAGAATCTGGGTGTGATGTACACGAACGAGGCGATCGAGCAGGCGGCCGAAGCCGGCCTGAACCTGGTCGAGGTTTCGCCCAATGCGAACCCGCCTGTCTGCAAGTTCCTCGATGTCGGCAAGTACCGCTACGAAGCCCAGAAAAAGGCCAATGCGGCGCGCAAGACGCAAAAGACGCAGGACATCAAGGAAGTGAAGATGCGCCCGAACATCGACACGCACGATTACGATGTGAAGATGCGCAATGTGAACAAGTTCATCGACAATGGCGACAAGGTGAAGGTCACCCTGCGCTTTCGCGGACGTGAAATGGCGCACCAGCATCTTGGCATGGATCTGCTCAAGCGGGTGCAGGACGATATGGCCGAAACCGCCAAGATCGAAGCCTTCCCCCGCCTCGAAGGGCGCCAGATGCTGATGGTGCTCGCGCCGAAGTAA
- a CDS encoding M1 family metallopeptidase, protein MRFPLIAAIPIFLLTACDTSDLPLQERTVAPILTSEQAQDEFTFARPLEARVTHVALDLDLDFEGQRVEGTATLDVQAAEDATEIVLDSDGLIVGGITDGNGNELEYEIGETEEGKGEPITVQLGELTGPELQQIVIDYASGPEAAALQWLDPEQTAGGEHPFVFSQGQPILNRTWIPTQDSPGIRQTWEARITAPEPLTVVMSGISRGEPEELGANEGEASRRAFEFMMDNSIPPYLIAIAAGNLEFAELGPRSGVWAEPQMIEAAAEELGDTEELIDAGVELFGEYRWGRYDMIILPPAFPYGGMENPVLTFLTPTFIAGDRSNNGLIAHELAHSWSGNLTTYASWRDGWLNEGVTSYIESRITEAVYGESRAEQEYALSYASLEEAVGEAGADDPTTSMRTPEGTSPFETIGPAIYDKGTVFLRTVENIVGREEFDAWLTQWFDEHAFQPVTSEMFLADMREKLIGDNAELEEQLMLDEWVYGTGIPENAYQPDPQAFAAADGAAQAYAEDGTLPAARDWESWTAASQRRFLEELPGELSDRELAALNERLGLSETGNNEVLFLWLEAALRNEYDPAVDQAEQFLSQVGRNKFVAPLFAALWNTGDWGRPIATRIYEDTRGGYHSYTRNNVDGIVGYESGEAEAGEA, encoded by the coding sequence ATGCGTTTTCCTTTGATTGCCGCCATCCCAATCTTCCTGCTGACCGCGTGCGACACGTCGGACCTGCCTTTGCAGGAGCGGACCGTCGCGCCGATCCTGACGAGCGAGCAGGCACAGGACGAATTCACCTTTGCCCGCCCGCTGGAAGCGCGCGTCACCCATGTCGCGCTCGATCTCGATCTCGATTTCGAAGGGCAGCGCGTGGAAGGCACCGCCACGCTGGACGTGCAGGCGGCCGAGGATGCGACCGAGATCGTACTCGACAGCGATGGGCTGATCGTGGGCGGCATAACCGATGGCAATGGCAATGAGCTCGAATACGAGATTGGCGAGACTGAAGAGGGCAAGGGCGAGCCGATCACGGTGCAGCTGGGCGAGCTGACCGGGCCGGAGCTGCAGCAGATCGTCATCGACTATGCCAGCGGCCCCGAAGCCGCCGCGCTGCAATGGCTCGATCCGGAGCAGACCGCGGGCGGAGAGCACCCCTTCGTCTTCAGCCAGGGCCAGCCGATCCTCAATCGCACCTGGATCCCGACGCAGGACAGCCCCGGCATCCGCCAGACCTGGGAAGCGCGCATCACCGCGCCCGAGCCGCTCACCGTCGTCATGTCCGGCATCAGCCGCGGGGAGCCAGAGGAGCTGGGCGCCAATGAAGGCGAGGCCAGCCGCCGCGCGTTCGAATTCATGATGGACAATTCCATCCCGCCTTACCTCATCGCGATTGCCGCCGGGAATCTCGAATTCGCCGAACTCGGCCCGCGCTCGGGCGTCTGGGCGGAACCGCAGATGATCGAGGCCGCCGCAGAAGAACTCGGCGATACCGAAGAGCTGATCGATGCCGGCGTGGAGCTATTCGGCGAATATCGCTGGGGCCGCTACGACATGATCATCCTGCCGCCCGCCTTCCCCTATGGCGGCATGGAAAATCCGGTGCTGACTTTCCTGACGCCGACTTTCATCGCGGGCGACCGTTCCAACAACGGCCTGATCGCGCACGAGCTGGCACATAGCTGGTCCGGCAATCTCACCACCTATGCCAGCTGGCGCGACGGGTGGCTGAACGAGGGCGTCACCTCCTATATCGAAAGCCGCATCACCGAGGCCGTGTATGGCGAGAGCCGCGCCGAGCAGGAATATGCGCTCAGCTATGCCTCGCTGGAGGAAGCCGTGGGCGAGGCGGGCGCGGACGATCCCACCACTTCCATGCGCACGCCCGAAGGCACCAGTCCGTTCGAAACGATCGGTCCGGCGATTTACGACAAAGGCACGGTCTTCCTGCGCACGGTAGAGAACATCGTCGGGCGCGAGGAATTCGACGCGTGGCTGACGCAGTGGTTCGACGAGCACGCATTCCAGCCCGTCACCTCCGAGATGTTCCTCGCCGACATGCGCGAGAAGCTGATTGGCGACAATGCGGAGCTGGAAGAGCAGCTGATGCTGGACGAATGGGTGTACGGCACCGGCATTCCCGAAAATGCCTATCAGCCCGACCCGCAAGCTTTCGCCGCTGCCGATGGCGCTGCACAAGCCTATGCTGAGGACGGCACGCTGCCCGCAGCGCGCGACTGGGAAAGCTGGACTGCCGCCTCCCAGCGCCGCTTTCTGGAAGAATTGCCCGGAGAGTTGAGCGACCGCGAGCTGGCCGCTCTCAACGAGCGGCTCGGCCTGTCGGAAACCGGCAATAACGAAGTTCTGTTCCTGTGGCTCGAAGCCGCATTGCGCAATGAATACGATCCGGCGGTGGACCAGGCGGAGCAGTTCCTCTCGCAAGTCGGTCGCAACAAGTTCGTCGCGCCGCTCTTCGCCGCGTTGTGGAACACCGGCGACTGGGGCCGCCCCATCGCGACGCGCATCTACGAAGACACACGCGGCGGCTATCACAGCTACACGCGGAACAATGTGGACGGGATCGTGGGATACGAGAGCGGCGAGGCGGAGGCTGGGGAGGCTTAA